In Methanofastidiosum sp., a genomic segment contains:
- a CDS encoding metal-dependent transcriptional regulator, translating to MLEEIIEESLEFIWTMREQNDDSVETFIKGIHSRCNFSQIAGNLSTEDVLKNLETEGFIEIHNKKIKFLKKGEEIGKKIIRRHRLTERLLKDILQMSIDEIEEPACRLEHTITEGLEDSICTLLGHPSICPHGFEIPPGSCCKDVSKVLEPIIISLSDMEPGGEGNIMYLVTKSHPRLQRLSTLGLSPGSKIKVVQTFPTFVVQVDETQIALEKSIAKDIFVRKTNGRNQHRHRHRRGLF from the coding sequence ATGTTAGAAGAGATAATTGAAGAATCACTTGAATTTATATGGACTATGAGAGAGCAAAATGATGACAGTGTTGAAACTTTTATTAAAGGAATCCATTCAAGATGTAATTTTTCTCAAATAGCTGGAAATTTATCCACTGAAGATGTTTTGAAAAATCTTGAAACTGAGGGATTTATAGAGATTCATAATAAAAAAATTAAATTCCTAAAGAAAGGTGAAGAAATAGGAAAGAAGATTATAAGAAGACATAGACTTACTGAAAGACTTCTAAAAGATATTCTCCAGATGTCAATTGATGAAATAGAAGAGCCAGCATGTAGACTTGAGCATACAATAACTGAAGGATTGGAAGATTCAATTTGTACTCTTTTAGGCCATCCAAGTATATGTCCTCATGGATTTGAGATACCTCCAGGAAGTTGTTGCAAAGACGTGTCTAAAGTATTGGAACCAATTATAATATCCCTTAGTGACATGGAACCAGGTGGCGAAGGTAATATAATGTATTTAGTTACAAAGAGTCATCCAAGATTGCAGAGACTTTCAACATTAGGTCTTAGTCCAGGGTCAAAAATAAAAGTTGTACAGACATTTCCTACATTTGTTGTTCAAGTCGATGAAACTCAAATTGCTTTAGAAAAAAGCATCGCAAAAGATATCTTTGTACGTAAGACAAATGGGCGTAATCAACATAGGCATAGGCACAGAAGAGGGCTATTCTAA